The proteins below come from a single Magnetospirillum sp. WYHS-4 genomic window:
- the metH gene encoding methionine synthase: protein MAHIQDVLKDRVLLCDGGTGTRVQALDLKVEEDFWGHENCTDILVRSRPDVVMGVHRAYYEAGSDIVLTNTFGASPVTLGEFGLEKEAFGLCREAVGLARQVAEEFKDGRERFVFGDIGPGTKLPSLGHIPYDALEASFAVQAAGLIAGGADAILIETCQDPLQIKAAVNGAKRARAEAGKDTPIFVQVTVETTGTLLVGSDIAAVATAMMALDVPLLGMNCATGPQEMAEHVKWLGENWPGLISVQPNAGLPEVVDGKACYPLGGEEMARWMERFVVEDGINIVGGCCGTNTPHIGAIDAMLRRLAPAGSHRPAPKARKSAWTPSVASLYGQTALRQENAFLAIGERCNANGSKKFRDALAAEDWDTCVAMARDQVKEGSHTIDVCTAMVGRDEIRDMTEVVSRMRGSVTAPVVIDSTELPVIEAALKLYGGKAILNSINFEDGEEPAAKRLELARKYGAAVIALTIDEAGMAKTAAEKLRIARRLYEFSVNRHGLPASDLMFDPLTFTVCTGNEDDRRLALETLDAIAAIAKEMPECQIVLGLSNVSFGLKPAARTVLNSVFLDETVKRGMTGAIVHVSKILPLHTLPEEEVRTALDLIHDRRREGYDPLQAFIALFADRAAGPAVAKKRAETVEERLKQRIVDGDRQGLEDDLLEALKTHAPLAIVNDILLDGMKTVGELFGSGKMQLPFVLQSAETMKASVALLEPHMEKTDGSAKGTLVLATVKGDVHDIGKNLVDIILTNNGYRVVNLGIKRPVQDIIAAAREHKADAVGMSGLLVKSTVIMRENLEEMARQGLDVPVLLGGAALTRKYVEEDCRAVYPGGRVGYARDAFDGLDLMDKVLGGTFAASTPRPRKAAAAIDLPATPMRPVDWEEVDLRRAELRKAVAVPRPPFWGARLVERIEPKALVPFLNETMLYQFHWGFKKAGRSLDEWKAWADLEVKPVLKRMLDLCAAGDILKPQAVYGYWKCAADGNEVVLFEEDGTTEAARFAFPRQAGKDGLCIADFFRAVSSGERDVIALQAVTMGAKASDVARQWFAEDRYQDYLYLHGLSVEMAEALAEYVHKRIRGELGFGHEDAREMDKLLKQGYRGSRYSFGYPACPDMANQKPLLKLLGADRIGLVMDENDQLHPEQSTAAIVLHHPQARYFVV, encoded by the coding sequence ATGGCCCATATCCAAGACGTCCTCAAGGACCGCGTCCTGCTTTGCGATGGCGGCACCGGGACCCGCGTCCAGGCCCTTGACCTGAAGGTGGAAGAAGACTTCTGGGGCCACGAGAACTGCACCGACATCCTGGTGCGGTCCCGCCCCGACGTGGTGATGGGCGTGCACCGCGCCTATTACGAGGCCGGCTCCGACATCGTGCTGACCAACACCTTCGGCGCCTCGCCGGTGACGCTGGGCGAGTTCGGCCTGGAGAAGGAGGCCTTCGGGCTGTGCCGGGAAGCCGTCGGCTTGGCCCGCCAGGTGGCGGAGGAATTCAAGGACGGGCGCGAGCGCTTCGTCTTCGGCGACATCGGGCCGGGCACCAAGCTGCCCAGCCTCGGCCACATCCCGTATGACGCGCTGGAGGCCAGCTTCGCCGTCCAGGCCGCCGGTCTGATCGCCGGCGGCGCCGACGCCATCCTGATCGAGACCTGCCAGGACCCCTTGCAGATCAAGGCCGCCGTCAACGGCGCCAAGCGCGCCCGCGCCGAAGCCGGCAAGGATACCCCGATCTTCGTCCAGGTGACGGTGGAAACCACGGGCACCCTGCTGGTGGGCAGCGACATCGCGGCGGTGGCCACCGCCATGATGGCCCTGGACGTGCCCTTGCTGGGCATGAACTGCGCCACCGGCCCGCAGGAAATGGCGGAACACGTCAAGTGGCTGGGCGAGAACTGGCCCGGCCTGATTTCCGTGCAGCCCAACGCCGGCCTGCCCGAGGTGGTGGACGGCAAGGCCTGCTATCCCCTGGGCGGGGAGGAAATGGCCCGTTGGATGGAACGCTTCGTCGTCGAGGACGGCATCAACATCGTCGGCGGCTGCTGCGGCACCAACACGCCCCACATCGGCGCCATCGACGCCATGTTGCGCCGACTGGCCCCCGCCGGTTCCCATCGTCCGGCACCGAAGGCGCGCAAGTCCGCCTGGACGCCGTCCGTCGCCTCCCTCTACGGCCAGACGGCGCTCCGCCAGGAAAACGCCTTCCTGGCCATCGGCGAACGCTGCAACGCCAACGGCTCCAAGAAGTTCCGCGACGCGCTCGCCGCCGAAGACTGGGACACCTGCGTCGCCATGGCGCGCGACCAGGTCAAGGAAGGCTCGCACACCATCGACGTCTGCACCGCCATGGTTGGGCGCGACGAAATCCGCGACATGACCGAGGTGGTGAGCCGCATGCGCGGTTCCGTCACCGCGCCCGTGGTGATCGATTCCACGGAACTGCCGGTCATCGAGGCGGCGCTGAAGCTTTACGGCGGCAAGGCGATCCTCAATTCCATCAATTTCGAGGACGGCGAGGAGCCGGCGGCGAAGCGCCTGGAACTGGCCCGCAAGTACGGCGCCGCCGTCATCGCGCTGACCATCGACGAGGCCGGCATGGCGAAGACGGCCGCGGAAAAGCTGCGCATCGCCCGCCGTCTTTACGAGTTTTCGGTTAACAGGCACGGCCTGCCGGCGTCCGACCTGATGTTCGATCCGCTGACCTTCACCGTCTGCACCGGCAACGAGGACGACCGCCGCCTGGCCCTGGAGACCCTGGACGCCATCGCGGCCATCGCCAAGGAAATGCCCGAGTGCCAGATCGTCCTGGGCTTGTCCAACGTCTCCTTCGGCCTGAAGCCGGCGGCGCGCACGGTGCTGAACTCGGTCTTCCTGGACGAGACGGTGAAGCGCGGCATGACCGGCGCCATCGTCCACGTCTCCAAGATCCTGCCGCTGCACACCTTGCCGGAAGAAGAGGTGAGGACGGCGCTGGACCTGATCCACGACCGCCGGCGCGAGGGCTACGATCCCCTGCAGGCCTTCATCGCCCTGTTCGCCGACCGCGCGGCCGGGCCGGCGGTGGCGAAGAAGCGGGCGGAAACGGTCGAAGAGCGTCTCAAGCAGCGCATCGTCGACGGCGACCGCCAGGGGCTGGAGGACGATCTGCTCGAAGCCTTGAAGACCCATGCGCCGCTCGCCATCGTCAACGACATCCTGCTGGACGGCATGAAGACGGTGGGCGAGTTGTTCGGGTCCGGCAAGATGCAACTGCCCTTCGTGCTGCAGTCGGCGGAAACCATGAAGGCTTCCGTCGCCCTGCTGGAACCCCACATGGAAAAGACCGACGGCTCGGCCAAGGGCACCCTGGTGCTGGCGACCGTCAAGGGCGACGTGCACGACATCGGCAAGAACCTGGTCGACATCATCCTGACCAACAACGGCTACAGGGTGGTCAACCTGGGCATCAAGCGGCCGGTGCAGGACATCATCGCCGCCGCCAGGGAGCACAAGGCCGATGCGGTCGGCATGTCGGGTCTGCTGGTCAAGTCCACCGTCATCATGCGCGAAAACCTGGAGGAAATGGCCCGCCAGGGGCTCGATGTGCCCGTCCTGCTGGGCGGCGCGGCGCTCACCCGCAAGTACGTGGAGGAAGACTGCCGCGCCGTCTATCCGGGCGGCCGGGTGGGCTACGCCCGCGATGCCTTCGACGGGCTCGACCTGATGGACAAGGTCCTTGGCGGAACTTTCGCCGCCTCGACGCCACGCCCGCGGAAGGCCGCCGCGGCCATCGATCTTCCGGCCACCCCGATGCGGCCTGTCGACTGGGAAGAAGTTGATTTGCGCCGCGCGGAACTACGCAAGGCGGTCGCGGTGCCCCGGCCGCCCTTCTGGGGCGCCAGGCTGGTGGAACGCATCGAGCCCAAGGCGCTGGTGCCCTTCCTCAACGAGACCATGCTCTACCAGTTCCACTGGGGCTTCAAGAAGGCGGGCCGGTCGCTGGACGAATGGAAGGCCTGGGCGGACCTGGAGGTGAAGCCCGTCCTCAAGCGCATGCTGGACCTTTGCGCCGCCGGGGACATCCTCAAGCCCCAGGCGGTCTACGGCTATTGGAAATGCGCCGCCGACGGAAACGAGGTGGTGCTGTTCGAAGAAGACGGCACCACCGAAGCCGCGCGCTTCGCCTTCCCGCGCCAGGCCGGCAAGGACGGGCTTTGCATCGCCGACTTCTTTCGCGCCGTCTCTTCCGGCGAACGCGACGTCATCGCGCTCCAGGCGGTGACCATGGGCGCCAAGGCATCCGATGTGGCGCGCCAGTGGTTCGCGGAAGACCGCTACCAGGACTATCTCTACCTGCACGGCCTGTCTGTGGAAATGGCGGAGGCGCTCGCCGAATACGTCCACAAGCGGATCAGGGGCGAACTGGGCTTCGGCCACGAGGACGCCCGCGAGATGGACAAGCTGCTCAAGCAGGGCTACCGGGGCTCGCGCTATTCCTTCGGCTATCCGGCCTGCCCGGACATGGCGAACCAGAAACCCTTGCTGAAGCTGCTGGGGGCGGACCGCATCGGGCTGGTCATGGACGAAAACGACCAACTCCACCCCGAACAATCCACCGCCGCCATCGTGCTGCACCACCCGCAGGCACGGTATTTCGTGGTGTGA
- a CDS encoding ABC transporter substrate-binding protein, with the protein MLVRRSLLRLFAAALLAAAWPLAASASDTKHAEDFVASLADQAVQSLTIPDISRQERVTRFRKMFNEHFAVKSIGRWVLGKHWGQTTDAEKDEYQKLFEDLMIATYVDRFANYSGETLKIQKSTPGEEGAVTVFSHIMRKNPGDPINVAWRIASKDNVTKVMDVLVEGTSMSATLRSEFASIVSQKGGKISGLLEVLRDKTAALRDAK; encoded by the coding sequence ATGTTGGTTCGCCGATCGTTGCTGCGCCTGTTCGCCGCCGCCCTGCTGGCCGCCGCCTGGCCTTTGGCCGCTTCCGCCAGCGACACCAAACACGCCGAGGATTTCGTCGCCTCCCTGGCCGACCAGGCGGTGCAGTCCCTGACCATCCCGGACATTTCGCGCCAGGAGCGGGTAACCCGCTTCCGCAAGATGTTCAACGAGCATTTCGCCGTGAAGTCCATCGGCCGCTGGGTGCTGGGCAAGCACTGGGGCCAAACCACCGATGCCGAGAAGGACGAGTACCAGAAGCTCTTCGAGGACCTGATGATCGCGACCTACGTGGATCGCTTCGCCAACTACAGCGGCGAAACCCTCAAGATCCAGAAGAGCACCCCGGGCGAGGAAGGCGCGGTCACCGTCTTTTCGCACATCATGCGCAAGAATCCGGGCGACCCGATCAACGTCGCCTGGCGCATCGCCAGCAAGGACAACGTCACCAAGGTGATGGACGTGCTGGTGGAAGGCACTTCCATGAGCGCCACCCTGCGCTCGGAATTCGCCTCCATCGTCAGCCAGAAGGGCGGCAAGATCTCCGGCCTGCTGGAGGTCCTGCGCGACAAGACCGCGGCTTTGAGAGACGCCAAGTAG
- a CDS encoding carbonic anhydrase, with protein sequence MAVIGRLIAGFKGFRAKYFEQRPDLFADLAARGQAPGALVVACSDSRVDPAILLNAEPGELFVVRNVANLVPPYQPDGHYHGTSAAVEFAVRDLGVRHVIVLGHSHCGGIAALHRTVTGAEPEREFIAPWVSIVSGALESAHGAACGLNRLEQAAICVSLSNLRTFPWVTEALAGGTLALHGWWFDMGRGELWAADESQGVFNRLA encoded by the coding sequence GTGGCGGTGATCGGGCGGCTGATCGCGGGATTCAAGGGCTTCCGGGCCAAGTACTTCGAGCAGCGCCCCGACCTGTTCGCCGATCTGGCGGCACGCGGCCAGGCGCCGGGTGCCCTGGTGGTAGCCTGTTCGGATTCGCGCGTCGATCCGGCCATCCTGCTGAACGCGGAGCCGGGCGAACTCTTCGTCGTCCGCAACGTGGCGAACTTGGTGCCGCCCTATCAGCCGGACGGCCATTATCACGGCACCAGCGCGGCGGTGGAATTCGCCGTCCGCGACTTGGGGGTCCGGCATGTGATCGTGCTGGGCCATTCCCATTGCGGAGGCATCGCCGCGCTGCACCGGACCGTCACCGGTGCGGAACCGGAACGCGAATTCATCGCCCCCTGGGTATCCATCGTCTCCGGGGCGCTGGAGTCAGCCCATGGCGCCGCCTGCGGCCTGAACCGGCTGGAACAGGCGGCCATTTGCGTCTCGTTGTCCAACCTGAGGACCTTCCCTTGGGTCACGGAGGCCCTGGCCGGCGGCACCCTTGCGCTGCACGGCTGGTGGTTCGACATGGGCAGAGGGGAACTCTGGGCCGCTGACGAGTCTCAAGGGGTCTTCAACCGGCTGGCCTGA
- the metF gene encoding methylenetetrahydrofolate reductase yields MASNAASLLVATPLPHDVRVSFEFFPPKDDKAQQALWESIERLGPVKPAFVSVTYGAGGSTRERTHETVRRIRRETALEPAAHLTCVGHSRAEVDAIARQYWDDGIRHIVALRGDPPEGATRYEPHPEGYAYAVDLVKGLKEIADFEISVAAYPEVHPEAPSPQFDLDNLKRKVDAGASRAITQFFFDPAVFLRFRDKAAGAGIQVPLVPGILPVSNFRQVIKFAGLCGAAVPGWMHDLFDGLDDDANTRKLIAATVAAEQCRALHAEGVKDFHFYTLNRADLAFAICHILGVRPSR; encoded by the coding sequence ATGGCTTCGAACGCGGCATCCCTCCTGGTGGCGACTCCCTTGCCCCACGACGTGCGGGTGTCGTTCGAATTCTTCCCCCCGAAGGACGACAAGGCCCAGCAGGCGCTCTGGGAATCCATCGAGCGCCTGGGCCCCGTCAAGCCGGCCTTCGTCTCGGTAACCTACGGCGCCGGCGGCTCGACGCGCGAACGCACCCACGAGACCGTCCGCCGCATCCGCCGCGAGACCGCCCTGGAACCCGCCGCCCACCTGACCTGCGTCGGCCACAGCCGGGCCGAGGTCGACGCCATCGCCCGCCAGTACTGGGACGACGGCATCCGCCATATCGTCGCGCTCCGCGGCGATCCGCCCGAGGGGGCGACAAGGTACGAACCCCATCCCGAGGGCTACGCCTATGCCGTCGACCTGGTGAAGGGCCTGAAGGAAATCGCCGACTTCGAGATCAGCGTCGCCGCCTATCCCGAGGTCCATCCGGAAGCCCCCAGCCCTCAATTCGACCTGGACAACCTGAAGCGCAAGGTGGATGCCGGGGCCTCGCGCGCCATCACCCAGTTCTTCTTCGATCCCGCCGTCTTCCTTCGTTTCCGCGACAAGGCGGCCGGGGCCGGCATCCAGGTTCCCCTGGTGCCCGGCATCCTGCCGGTCAGCAACTTCCGCCAGGTCATCAAGTTCGCCGGGCTTTGCGGAGCCGCCGTGCCGGGCTGGATGCACGATCTGTTCGACGGCCTGGACGACGACGCGAACACCCGCAAGCTGATCGCCGCCACCGTGGCCGCCGAACAGTGCCGGGCCTTGCATGCCGAAGGCGTCAAGGACTTCCACTTCTACACCTTGAACCGCGCCGACCTGGCCTTCGCCATCTGCCATATCCTGGGCGTGCGGCCCAGCCGTTAG